The nucleotide sequence cagtgtaaataaataaaggaacatgttttaaaaataaagatttccatggaaatcacagtattgtaaattactgggttttatccctaaattatataatgggcagtttaatactaaagatcctgttttaaaaagacttccgctgtcgcctaaattaaataccgcgggatttctgttccgcggctcctgaaacgggtcaaaccgggtcgggggccgtgacatttaCACCGACCTGTTGGAAGAAATTGGGACGAAAATCGACACATTCAATTTCATCCAACAACAAAGGATCGAGATGGAAAAAAATATCCAAGTGTCATACTATAAAAAAAATATCTCTAAAAGAAAAATGCGAAGATATGAAATTTCTTGTCATGCCCATCAATCACCGTACCGGCCCATAATTGGAATTGACATGCAAATGAAACAAGAAATCTTGAAAAAATATGAcattagggttgtaaacgaactgaagttcagcgaacagttcgtgaaccattcggcgggaagttcatttatgttcgtctgtttaataaacgaacaaatatgaacaagaaatttcgttcgattagttaaatgaacgaacatgaatagAGGTCTCATTCGTTCTATTGtgttcgtgaatgttcggtaaggtgttcgtgaacattcgttcattcgTTCTCTGGCCATCCACCTTTAGCATttgtcgcgttcgccaaatttattagTGTTCTtgtgtgttcgtgaaccgttcgttaacatgcataattccttaatgaacgaacatgaacataaaatgtcgtttggtaagtgttcatgaaccgttcatgaacacatttatttccttaacgtacaaacacgaacaaggccttgttcgtgttcgttctgTTCGTTTACATCCCTATATGACATGGATAAATCATgaagtttttaatcttttttttttgttttaagtaGCTTTTTTTATTTCatgtagttttttttaattttatttgtagtttttgaaaaaaaaaatatacaatctTCTATTTTAGTTAGTGTGTTAATTTAATTAATGGAATTttaaatagttaaaaaaaaatcaaaatctaCATGGCTGGGCACGCCAGCCGAAACCACGCCACCTCACACCCCTTCTTTTGAAGAATTACCTTATGGACCCCACACACCACGTGTCAAgcaatgccccaacccaagccgcCCACACCCTGCGTTCTAATGTTTGAAATGGTTATAATCAATGTTTTCATGACCGGACCGGATAGTGAACCGGTCGGTTTACCGGTTCACTGGTCGAACCGGTTGGATCGGTCGGACCGGATTCAAGAATCGGATGATATCATAAATAATTTAATCTTCAAAAAATATAGAAAATATACCAAAATTGTTTCTCAAACATTAAACATAAATAGACAACATCATATATAAAAGCcaatacaaaaattaaaatcGTATTATTAATTGAAtacatctatatctatactatataataaaagaaaccatgtttgggacacttgtcattattctagaccatccttaattgtagataattattatttaatttaaattattaaatattaattaaattaatataaattttatcaactctaaattattggcataaacttaatatttaatgaataaaaactaaatgaataaaaactaACGAAAAACAATGAATAAACTAAATCTGAGATATTCGTTTACACGCTTAAAGGATATAATTTAATCAGACAAAACATAAATTTAAATTCTAAATTTAAGTGATGTTCActtattaattattaaaaaaataaaacatagtATAAGTAAACGGAAATTTGAAGGTGAAAGCAAATTGAAATCCTTTAGTATagattatattaattaattagaTTTATCATATTGTTTATATAGTATATATTAGTTTTAGACTATATTAATTTTAGATCATACGGAGTGGGAGGGCATGAAGAGAGGTAATAAGCGTCATGTGTTTGCCAAATAGTAAGGGAGCGTGGTAAAAAAAAACACAAGGTGGTGTTGGCGTGAAAGTGAcgtttttattcaaaaaaaaaatatcaattaATTAAAACTAACTCAAACAACACTCACCAATCAAAATCCGCCACCTCACACTGCACAATCCCTCCACCCCGGTGAAAATCTTCTGCCCTCCTCCCCCCGCCGCTCCTTACGCCACCCACGGGCCGGTGTGCCTGGCGTGGAGAGGCTTCCACACCACTTTTCAACGCCTACTCCGTTCCGTATGATCTTACAAGCTCAAGTGTGGTTAATTTAAGAATCCTAAGTTTATACAAATAATTATAGTATAACAAAAATAAGGCTAATGTTATCGTACAAAGTATCCTAAAAATGAGAAGGGAACAAAGACACAATGAAtcacaaaatataacacaatggtATAAATATAGAAAACACACCATGTTAAATAAAAAGACACGTAGATCTAAACAAAAAATCTAATATCTAGAAGTTAAAAAACCAAAAAGCGAAAATTCACAATCTCATATCGTAGAATTACGGTTCCAATGTCGCTCGAATGAGGTCACTCGGAGTCCGTTTGATACTCTTCCCAtgacttcttatttttaggagacAATGTATTTGATTCTAACCCAACAAAATAAATTTTTACtaatataaactttatattgttttattaatataaactttattttgaaaagtatattAGTTTCAAAGTTTTTTTAACGTTAATCAATATTGTTTCACTTAACAGTAGATAAACATAcatattatttattgttaatgtTATTATTGTTCACTATGAGAAATTATATTAAACAACTTATTAATTAAACCAAAAGTTTAAAATaatattaacctaatttaaaaaataataaaaaaaatccattttgatttagaaagatttttttttaacaatagataaacctgtataatacacatggttttaaagatataaatttttttattatttgctatataaagTTAGATTTATTCAAGCCATACAATACACAAAGTTCTTTTAAAGTATACCTTTTTTTGTTATtcagtatataaaattacatttcttccacccgtgaatacacagggttttttttttaaatataatttttttattgtttggtatacaaaattatatttattcaaaccgcacaataaatgaggtttttaaagatataactttttattatttaatatacaaaCTTATATTTACTTAACacatgtaataaatgaggtttttaaaagtatattgttttttatttagtatataaaattacatttattcaactcgtgtaatacacggggttccaACCTAGTATGTGTATATACTGTACGTGATAGTAATTGTTAATTACTTAGGGTTTTTTTATATAggttctaaaaataaaaaaaatacaaatctaatgttttaaataaactaaaaagaataaaaaaggaAGTGAAAAGCCATATGGGGAACCGGAGACAGCTGTTATATGGGAATTTGGAAAACAAATTTATTAACTTTCTTAAATTATGAAGGCTACAAGCACACAGAGATTAGGTGACTTTAAAATTGGTAAAGCAAATATGGAGGAAACCCTAACGCCAATCTCTCCATCTCTCTTTGCATTCGCCGTCTCGTTGGCACTCACCACTACCGCTCCACCTCCCGCACCGTTCTATTCCGCCACTAATCATGATTATCTCATTCATCTCCCCGTTTCCACTATACCGATTCCTAGAATGGCTCTACTCTGGTGGCGACGCAAGCCGGTTTGACTGAGCTTCAGCTGATTATGTGAAGCAATGGCGGCCTCATAATCCATCCTCCACATGAGATTTTTATATCCTACGTTTCGATTTAGGCTTTTTCAGCACAGATCCGGCGAATTAGAGTATGCATAAGGTATAACTGAGTTTGGGTCTCCGGCCTCGTCTCCGACGGAGATGGTTTTCCGGCAATTAAAAAAGAAGCCCtaaatgttttcttttttttttttggaaaaaaaatggGTGAAAAACCGTTTCAGAAAATCAAGATTTTCTCATAAAAAACCCACTCCCGCCACATTATCATAAATTTCTCATAAAATACCCGCTCCCGCCCCATTTACCACAGTCCCACGTTAGTTTTAAACCTAATATTCTTCTCCAAACCGTCCACGTTGTTTTGCCATATTAAAACAGTGAACGAAGGTAGCTTCTTCCCTATTTCCCTCATTTTGATTTGTAAGTATCTTTGCATGTTAAAAGCTTTATAGTCctgtttaaattgatgatttgcATTTTCAACAAGTTTAATGTTTCTTATTGTTACCTTGTGAATCATGAtttatttgactagttgttatatatatttgttacctttttgttgattttgcaaTTTTGATTGCTGAAATTAAGGCGTGGATTCAATTCTTAGATTTTGTATTACACACTTttgatttgatgattttaaaTTTGTGATCTTAGGAAAGTGGCCTCTAAAGTTTACTGGAAATTGCAAATTCACCATTCTAATTGGATTTATGAATTTCAAATGCAAGATATAGCTTTTCATTTTGTTTCTTTTGTGTTATATCCATATGCTTTCAAATAAATCAAATATTAGGTAACTAATCTAATTAACATAATTACACCTTTAATCAAGATGTTGATAGCATTTATGTCTTCTTAGAAACCGTTATTTGTTCTGCAATATCACTTTCTGAAGTTACGGTGACCTTTGAGTTCATAGTTTATGTTTAAACTGATGCTTGGTTGTTGACTAGGGCAAATATGTATATTGGTTTTgtaaatatgtatgtatatgtatctAATTAAATAACTTAGTTATTTCTTTTGCTTAATTGTAATCTATAGCTATGTCGAAAAGAGGCAAACGTGGTGTTGCTTCTTTTCAAAAGAATTATAAAGAGGAGGATTATAAGGTAGATTTTGACAAAAATAATCGCCCGGTGGGTGCAATGAGTTCTCCATTTATGTCATGGTTTGGGCTGAAAGTTAGACAAACGTTTCCATATCATATTGACACGAAGGATTTTGAAAGAAACCGGTGGGAAGAATTATGGTTGGATACCAAGGtatggttttttattttttttacacatTATCATAAGATGAAATATTTGTTTAGTATTATGTTTAACCTTTTGTTTTGTAAATTTTTAGAGGTTATGGAATATTCAAACTGATGGGGCAAAAAAGTTTATGCTTAAAAAAGCAAAGAAGCTTTGTACAAAATTCAGAAGCAGGCCTGTTATCAACTATGTTAATAAAGGAAAAAAGCCTTTTGAGAAATATGCATATCTCGATCCTGCGCATTGGGATGAATTCGTTCAGAAAAAGACAAGCAAAGAATTTTTGGTATGTATgaattaattattatattattgttattattattattattattgttattattattattattattattattattattattattattattattattattattacgttTGCAAGTATTAATTGTATTTTGTTGATTTGTGTGAAGGATATAAGCGAGAAGGCCAAAGCAAGTGCAAACGCGAACACAAACTTCTCCCGACTAGGACGAACTGGGTTTGCGGGATTGGATGCTAAAACCGATATCATATGGCCTCTACTTGAAGCAAAGTATCCATATCTTAAAACTATACAAGATAAACGTGCCAAAGCGTGGATAAtgagtaaaaaaataaaaaacccagaAACTAACTCGTATGAACTTGCACCAGATTCGCATGAAACAATCGAACGTTTGGTAAGTAAATGtgtttgattatttttttaaagttgtATATATCTGAAACGGATGATTTAACAATATCTTTCTATAGGTCCGCACCGAGAGAGAGATGATAGAAGATGGTAGTTATTTTGCCGGAAAGGATGACCCGATTGTTAGAGTTATGGGACGTGAACACGGCGGAAGAACACGGGCAGTCTCCGAGCTTATAGGTAAtgtcaaacacacacacacatatatatatatatatttgagttTTTTTCATCTATTGATGCTGATGTAGTTTTGGATTTTGAGTTTATGTAGGTTCAACACAGGTTCATGGAGGATTGTTCAACAATAGTAAAAAGCGAGCAAGAAGGTGCAATAGTTTGGATGCGAACAAGGAGAAAGGCTCGGTATCATGGGTGGACAAGAATTCCGGTGGACCGATCATATCCTATCCACCTATCGAGGTAATATATTTATAGGCTGTTAaaaatgttatatattttttaaaaaatgctTTATGGTTTCGCAGAAATTGACACCATGTGAGATGCTTTTTCCATTCCAAGTTAGCGATGAGTTGACGGTGGCTATAGGGCAGATATGGCCAACTTCTGATAGGATTCTACATGGCAAACTAATAAGCGAGGGTTTTGTAAAAGTTCAAGTAGATAATGTCATTGAAGGTTGCGAGAAAATGCCTGTTCTTGAAGTAACTAAAACTGTGGACATTAAATGTGTTGGAGACATGCTTCACTGTTTTGTTCAATGGCCAAGGGATGCAGTAAAGGTATATTTGTTTATATATTACATTATACTTTAGTATATTGATGTTTACtctaattttttttgttaaattgtAGATTGTGAACAAGGAAACATCCAGCAGGTCTGTGAGTTTCCTGGAACGAACCCGAGGCTCGATTCATCAAGCCACACAGGCGCCTCGCCTCAAACACAAGCCGGTGACATCTCGGCGATTTCATGTTATCATCCAGAGGTAGTTTATATTAATTTAGCTTGATTTGTTCATATTCTAGCCATAGTTATCAAAGGCGTTAGGCGCACTcgaggcgcataggcctcgcctagggcctaggcgcaaagcgcaaaaaaagcgagggccCTAGAAAAAAAGCACACGTAattgaaaaaaataatataatgtATTATGGGTTGAAAAAGATAATTAATGTATCTTGTAGGTGTATAAAATTAATAGTACTCTCTAAATATATTTGTAGAACTTATATAGTTAGATATTAAAATTATCTAactagtttaaaaaaataaaactttttaagataatctttttgtaaaaattctaaCATATATAGTTAGagtagtttaaaaaaataaaacttttttagATAATTTTTTATAAGAAATTCTAACATATATAGTTGAGTACTTGCTATAATAATTTTGAATATTTGGAAAGGAAAAAGAATTTTGTTAACTATTGACACAGTCTTCTTTCTACATAGTGCCTAGAGTGCCTAGCTTTTTCTGCAAAACACTGTTAAcgtaagcttttaagaaaaattTCTCCACTCCTTTTCAAAGGTCAAAGGTCAAAACTGAGTATCCTTTCTGCAAGTCATAATGCCTTTCATTCTTTCATCTTTTTTTTTCTCCTATTCAAATTTTTGTCTTCGTTGAACCATCCACAACCACAAATATGTCCATACGGAAAGTATTGTAGAAGTTCGCCGGAAACTGGGCAGGAATCTGGCCGGAATAGTCTCCGGAAAGTTGTTTTTTGGCTGGAAGCTTACTAGAAGAGCGCCTTTGACGGCACAAGGCGGTATGGTTGCGCCTCGCCTGAAAATTGCGCCTAGGCGCAGCAGGCGAGCGCTTTTGATAACTATGATTCTAAcagttttttttgttattttagaTTGAGGAAGACCCGTATGAACTACAAATGCCTATTCAACAAAACATTGATCAGATGAGTTTTATGAATATGGTAAAGCATCAGCAACTTGTTTTATATAACAATCCACACACAAATGCGCGTGTACACACACCTCTCTATCTCTATATATATGCAAACATATATAAAAGAGTACTAATCAGATTTTTGTTTCTATAATAATCCATAAGTACTAATGTTGTTTTTATAATGCTTTTTAGTTAATGGAAGTGCAAGAACTACCTGAAAAACAAATGGCAAACAGTCATGCTCCTAATCTAGATCCAGAATTTATCGATCCTGAAGTAACTACTGCTTTGGAAAGAACAAAGACTAGGCCTCGTGCAATTCAAGATATGGTTGAACTATTATCAAGGTGTGTTGGGGATAACCATAGCATTCAGATTTCTTCACCGGCCAGGATGTATCCCCAAACGGTTCAGGATAGTATTCCATATGTGGAGTTGTTACAACTATTTTCTAATGATTGGCTTGACATCACTGTGATACATTGGTTTGCAATGTAagtttttattattgttttacaTGGTACTGTAACATTTTATAGATACAATTCAGTTTACCAACTTTATCATTTTTTATTGTTCTTGATTTAAGGTATTTTTATGAGTCACATAATTCTCGAAGCGCATTTTTTAATCCGCACCACATCAAAGGTGATTCATGCACGAAAAATTCTGAAGGCGTTCAAGAACATATCATAGATATGTTTATGTTCCATACCGACAAAACATTTTTTCTTGCGCCATATTTAGCCGAGTAAGTTATGTTCTTCCaccatacatacacacatacatacttaatttttgtatgatttttattttttgtagtAACCACTGGACCCTAATTATCATTTGTCCATCAACTGAGAGAGGCTATATCATTGATTCTATAAGTAGAGAAAAGGACCAGCATAGTTACCTTCTTACGTCTGTCATTGATGAAGCTTTTGGGTTTCCATTTCTTTGGGATATGGTGAATGTATGTTTTCTATTTTATTATCAGTTTATTTTCATGCATTTAAAATTCTTAATTCTTAATTCTTAATTCAAAACAGTGTAAGCAGCAAAAGAATGGTTGGGAATGTGGTTTTATGGTTATCAAAAACATGTACGAGTTTGTCAATACTATTCAACATGACTTTCCCATTAAGGCAAGTGTTTtctatatatttatatacttTGTATATTTGcactaaattatatatttttcataTTACATGTTttctatttatttgttttagCTTTGGAACGAAAAAGGTTGTCTTCCGCAAAAAGAAATTGACAAACTGATCCTAGAATTAACGCCACAGTTTATCAGTAGGGTGTTTCCAACGGGTCAGAGGCATGCGTGACAACAGGTAAAATGTATTTTCACATGTCAAATATAGTAAACAAAGCTAATATAATTAGAAAATGAATAAT is from Helianthus annuus cultivar XRQ/B chromosome 9, HanXRQr2.0-SUNRISE, whole genome shotgun sequence and encodes:
- the LOC110876202 gene encoding uncharacterized protein LOC110876202, translated to MSKKIKNPETNSYELAPDSHETIERLVRTEREMIEDGSYFAGKDDPIVRVMGREHGGRTRAVSELIGSTQVHGGLFNNSKKRARRCNSLDANKEKGSVSWVDKNSGGPIISYPPIEKLTPCEMLFPFQVSDELTVAIGQIWPTSDRILHGKLISEGFVKVQVDNVIEGCEKMPVLEVTKTVDIKCVGDMLHCFVQWPRDAVKIVNKETSSRSVSFLERTRGSIHQATQAPRLKHKPIEEDPYELQMPIQQNIDQMSFMNMLMEVQELPEKQMANSHAPNLDPEFIDPEVTTALERTKTRPRAIQDMVELLSRCVGDNHSIQISSPARMYPQTVQDSIPYVELLQLFSNDWLDITVIHWFAMYFYESHNSRSAFFNPHHIKGDSCTKNSEGVQEHIIDMFMFHTDKTFFLAPYLAE